From the genome of Nitrospirota bacterium, one region includes:
- a CDS encoding NAD+ synthase, with amino-acid sequence MKTLRIALAQMNSTVGDLRGNSQKILSLISKAKKQQADVVAFPELAITGYPPEDLLLKPQFIADNKEALKKIVDKTTGIAAVIGFVDSVNNNLYNAAAIIADGRMKDSYHKILLPNYGVFDEVRYFRPGNRFPVYRMNGVKVGLNICEDIWHRQGPALTQARAGAELIININASPYEMGKPAAREKILEERSRENRVFIAYLNAVGGQDELVFDGCSMVYDYEGRLIARAAQFDEAMMMLDIDVSRVHQYRKDLLPVDTEETESVRCVKKISVSIPDHTKRKALPMPRIESFGEREEEVYGALVLGTADYVRKNGFQGVVIGLSGGIDSSLVAAIAADAIGRENVTGIFMPSPYTSKESREDAEQLALNLGIRIVELPIRGIMGSYMRVLEPQFAGKVMDTTEENLQARIRGNLLMALSNKFGWLVLTTGNKSEMSVGYATLYGDMAGGFAVIKDVPKTLVYDICRWRNAVHKKEIIPERVLIKEPTAELKPNQKDTDSLPPYDQLDPVLKAYIEYELSFDDILGLGATEEQTKRIIGMVDRSEYKRRQSPPGIKITGRAFGRDWRFPITNRYRSY; translated from the coding sequence ATGAAAACGCTTCGCATTGCGCTTGCGCAGATGAACTCGACGGTCGGCGATCTGAGGGGTAATTCCCAAAAGATCCTCTCTTTAATCAGCAAGGCTAAAAAGCAGCAGGCTGATGTTGTTGCCTTCCCCGAGCTTGCCATTACCGGGTACCCGCCCGAGGACCTCCTCCTTAAACCCCAATTCATTGCTGACAATAAGGAAGCGCTCAAAAAGATCGTCGATAAAACAACAGGCATTGCCGCTGTCATAGGATTTGTTGACAGTGTGAACAACAATCTATATAACGCGGCAGCCATAATAGCAGACGGCAGGATGAAAGACAGTTATCACAAGATCCTGCTGCCCAACTATGGTGTCTTTGACGAGGTCCGCTATTTCAGGCCGGGCAACCGCTTCCCGGTTTACCGCATGAACGGCGTGAAGGTCGGTCTGAACATCTGCGAAGATATTTGGCACAGGCAGGGCCCGGCGCTCACCCAGGCGCGCGCAGGCGCAGAGCTGATCATCAATATCAATGCGTCTCCCTACGAGATGGGGAAGCCTGCGGCAAGGGAAAAGATCCTTGAAGAGCGGTCGCGCGAAAACAGGGTCTTTATTGCATATCTTAATGCGGTCGGCGGCCAGGATGAACTCGTATTCGACGGCTGCAGTATGGTCTATGATTACGAGGGCAGACTGATTGCCCGGGCAGCACAGTTCGACGAGGCCATGATGATGCTCGATATTGATGTAAGCAGAGTGCATCAATACCGGAAGGACCTTCTGCCTGTGGATACTGAGGAGACAGAATCTGTCCGCTGCGTAAAGAAGATCAGCGTCTCAATTCCTGACCATACAAAGAGAAAGGCATTGCCTATGCCTCGGATAGAATCATTCGGGGAGAGAGAGGAAGAAGTATATGGCGCGTTGGTGTTAGGCACGGCTGACTATGTCAGGAAGAACGGGTTCCAGGGTGTTGTCATCGGCCTGAGCGGCGGCATAGACTCATCGCTTGTTGCAGCCATTGCAGCAGACGCCATAGGCAGGGAGAACGTAACCGGCATTTTCATGCCTTCGCCCTATACCTCAAAGGAGAGCCGGGAGGATGCTGAACAGCTCGCGCTGAACCTCGGCATCAGAATTGTGGAACTTCCTATCAGGGGTATCATGGGAAGCTATATGAGAGTTTTGGAGCCGCAATTTGCAGGCAAGGTGATGGATACTACCGAAGAGAACCTTCAGGCGCGTATACGCGGCAATCTTCTTATGGCATTATCCAACAAGTTCGGCTGGCTGGTGCTGACCACAGGCAATAAATCAGAGATGAGCGTTGGCTATGCAACGCTCTATGGTGATATGGCGGGAGGATTTGCCGTGATCAAGGATGTCCCTAAGACCCTTGTATATGATATCTGCAGGTGGCGCAACGCCGTGCACAAAAAAGAGATTATTCCGGAGAGGGTTCTGATAAAGGAGCCAACTGCGGAACTTAAGCCGAACCAGAAGGACACAGATTCTCTGCCTCCCTATGATCAGCTTGATCCGGTGCTCAAGGCATACATTGAATATGAACTCAGCTTTGATGATATTCTTGGTCTTGGCGCTACGGAAGAGCAGACAAAACGCATTATCGGCATGGTAGACAGAAGCGAATACAAAAGAAGGCAGTCCCCTCCCGGCATCAAGATAACAGGGCGAGCCTTTGGCCGGGACTGGCGATTCCCGATCACAAACAGATACAGGAGTTACTGA
- a CDS encoding RNA methyltransferase, which yields MENWKDNVSFVLVEPKESGNIGASARAIKNMGFMNLCMVNPPSQLTDEARWFACNALDVLESARSYPDFKSAIRDKAIVVGTSRRTGKRRGMILPVEQGAGKIIERAKAGKVAILFGREAKGLLNEEVDECGLLLTIPTSKEHRSLNLSQAVLIVAYELLKAGYESQGLGDRDQGLTKKRGARNSRQRPSPKMMESGEYGTQLVSYEEISALYNRMTETLKLLEYIPRGDRDLEAKIMQNLKHFIARSGLTDWELNMLHGILTQIEKKVKN from the coding sequence ATGGAAAACTGGAAAGACAATGTCTCCTTCGTCCTTGTCGAGCCGAAGGAATCGGGCAATATCGGCGCGTCTGCCCGTGCGATCAAGAACATGGGGTTTATGAACCTCTGCATGGTGAACCCTCCGTCGCAGCTCACTGACGAGGCGCGCTGGTTCGCCTGTAATGCCCTTGATGTGCTGGAGTCGGCACGATCGTATCCTGATTTCAAGAGCGCGATCAGGGATAAGGCAATTGTCGTTGGCACAAGCAGGAGGACAGGCAAGCGCAGGGGCATGATCCTGCCGGTTGAGCAGGGAGCAGGAAAGATCATTGAGCGGGCAAAGGCAGGCAAGGTCGCCATACTCTTTGGCAGAGAGGCTAAAGGGCTTCTCAACGAAGAGGTCGACGAATGCGGTCTCCTGCTTACGATCCCGACGAGTAAAGAACACAGATCGCTTAATCTCAGCCAGGCTGTATTGATTGTTGCATACGAACTGCTGAAGGCAGGGTATGAAAGTCAGGGATTAGGGGACAGGGATCAGGGATTGACAAAAAAAAGAGGAGCGAGAAACAGCAGACAGAGACCGTCTCCCAAGATGATGGAATCAGGGGAATACGGCACGCAGCTCGTCAGTTACGAGGAGATCAGCGCACTCTATAACCGTATGACTGAAACACTGAAGCTGCTTGAATATATCCCGCGCGGTGACCGCGACCTTGAGGCAAAGATCATGCAAAATCTCAAACACTTTATCGCCCGCTCAGGCCTCACGGACTGGGAGCTGAATATGCTGCACGGTATTCTGACACAGATAGAGAAGAAGGTGAAGAACTGA